One part of the Vitis riparia cultivar Riparia Gloire de Montpellier isolate 1030 chromosome 8, EGFV_Vit.rip_1.0, whole genome shotgun sequence genome encodes these proteins:
- the LOC117920542 gene encoding LOW QUALITY PROTEIN: FT-interacting protein 3-like (The sequence of the model RefSeq protein was modified relative to this genomic sequence to represent the inferred CDS: inserted 4 bases in 4 codons) yields the protein MHRPPPDDFSLKETSPHLGGGKVTGDKLTSTYDLVEQMQYLYVRVVKAKDLPSKDVTGSCDPYVEVKLGNYKGTTPHFEKKTNPEWNRVFAFSKDRMQASMLEVIVKDKDFVKDDYIGRVVFDLNEVPKRVPPDSPLAPQWYRLEDRKGDKVKGGELMLAVWMGTQADEAFPDAWHSDAAAVSGSDGLANMRSKVYLSPKLWYLRVNVIEAQDLQPTDRGRYPEVFVKAILGNQALRTRISQIKSINPMWNEDLMFVASEPFEEPLILSVEDRVGNNKDEVLGRCAIPLQYVDRRFDHKIMNSRWFNLEKHIVVDGEQKKKEIKFASRIHLRICLEGGYHVLDESTHYSSDLRPTEKRLWKSSIGVLELGILNAQGLLPMKTKDGRGTTDAYCVAKYGQKWVRTRTIIDSSTPKWNEQYTWEVYDXCTVITIGVFDNCHLHGGDKAGGATKDSRIGKVRIRLSTLETDRVYTHSYPLLVLHPTGVKKMGEIHLAVRFTCSSLLNMMHMYSQPLLPXMHYLHPLTVNQLDSLRHQATQIVSMRLSRAEPPLRKEVVEYMLDVGSHMWSMRRSKANFFRIMGVLGGLIAVGKWFDQICNWKNSITTVLIHILFFILVMYPELILPTIFLYLFLIGVWYFRWRPRHPPHMDTRLSHADSAHPDELDEEFDTFPTSRPSDVVRMRYDRLRSIAGRIQTVVGDLATQGXRLQSLLSWRDPRATALFVXFCLVAAIVLYVTPFQVVALLTGFYVLRHPRFRHKLPSVPLNFFRRLPARTDCML from the exons ATGCACAGACCACCACCTGACGATTTTTCTCTGAAGGAGACCTCTCCCCACCTCGGTGGGGGAAAGGTCACCGGGGATAAGCTCACAAGCACATATGACCTCGTTGAGCAAATGCAATATCTATATGTTCGTGTTGTTAAAGCAAAAGATTTACCATCAAAGGACGTTACAGGAAGCTGTGACCCGTATGTTGAAGTTAAGCTTGGAAACTATAAGGGCACCACACCACATTTTGAGAAGAAAACTAATCCAGAATGGAACCGGGTGTTTGCTTTCTCAAAAGATCGGATGCAGGCTTCAATGCTGGAGGTTATAGTGAAAGATAaggattttgtgaaggatgacTACATAGGTCGGGTTGTATTTGATCTCAATGAGGTTCCAAAGCGGGTTCCCCCGGACAGTCCTCTGGCACCTCAGTGGTATAGGTTGGAGGACAGAAAGGGGGACAAGGTTAAAGGAGGAGAGCTGATGTTGGCCGTTTGGATGGGTACTCAAGCAGATGAAGCATTTCCGGATGCATGGCATTCTGATGCTGCAGCGGTCAGTGGTAGTGATGGTCTTGCAAATATGAGATCAAAGGTGTATCTCTCGCCTAAGCTATGGTATCTGAGGGTTAATGTGATTGAAGCTCAGGACCTGCAACCAACTGATAGGGGTCGGTATCCTGAAGTTTTTGTGAAGGCTATTCTAGGAAATCAGGCTCTGAGAACTAGAATTTCTCAGATCAAATCCATCAATCCAATGTGGAATGAGGATTTGATGTTTGTGGCATCTGAGCCATTTGAGGAGCCCTTGATTTTGAGTGTGGAAGATAGGGTTGGAAACAACAAAGATGAGGTCTTGGGGAGGTGTGCAATTCCTTTACAGTATGTGGATAGAAGGTTTGATCATAAAATTATGAACTCGAGGTGGTTTAATCTTGAGAAGCATATTGTTGTGGATGGGGAGCAAAAGAAGAAGGAGATCAAGTTTGCAAGCAGGATTCATTTGAGGATCTGTTTGGAGGGTGGTTATCATGTTCTGGATGAGTCAACACACTACAGTAGTGATCTTAGACCAACAGAAAAACGGTTGTGGAAGTCTAGCATTGGCGTTCTGGAATTGGGGATTTTGAATGCTCAGGGGTTGTTGCCGATGAAGACGAAAGATGGGCGGGGAACGACTGATGCTTATTGTGTGGCCAAATATGGTCAAAAGTGGGTTAGGACGAGGACAATCATAGATAGCTCTACTCCCAAGTGGAATGAGCAATACACATGGGAGGTTTATG CATGTACTGTCATAACTATTGGGGTGTTTGACAACTGTCATTTGCATGGAGGTGATAAGGCTGGAGGAGCGACCAAGGACTCGAGGATTGGAAAGGTAAGAATTCGCCTTTCAACCCTTGAGACTGATCGTGTTTATACACACTCATACCCACTTCTTGTCTTACATCCAACTGGAGTGAAGAAGATGGGTGAAATTCATTTGGCTGTGAGGTTTACTTGCTCATCTTTGCTTAATATGATGCATATGTACTCACAACCACTGTTGC AAATGCACTACCTTCATCCGTTAACTGTTAATCAGCTAGATAGCTTGAGGCATCAGGCCACCCAGATTGTCTCAATGAGGCTGAGCCGTGCCGAGCCACCACTGAGAAAAGAAGTGGTGGAGTATATGCTGGATGTGGGTTCCCACATGTGGAGTATGAGAAGAAGCAAAGCCAACTTTTTCAGGATCATGGGGGTTTTGGGTGGGCTAATTGCTGTGGGAAAATGGTTTGATCAGATATGCAATTGGAAGAACTCCATTACAACCGTCCTGATTCACATATTGTTCTTTATACTGGTCATGTATCCTGAGCTCATTTTACCCACAATTTTCCTCTATCTTTTCTTGATTGGAGTTTGGTACTTCAGATGGAGGCCAAGGCATCCTCCACACATGGACACTCGTCTCTCCCATGCTGATTCTGCACATCCTGATGAACTGGATGAAGAATTCGATACATTTCCAACTTCCCGGCCTTCTGATGTTGTAAGGATGAGATATGATCGATTGAGAAGTATTGCAGGGAGGATTCAGACTGTGGTTGGTGACTTGGCAACTCAAG AGAGGCTGCAATCTTTGCTGAGCTGGCGAGACCCGAGAGCTACAGCACTGTTTG ctttctgtttggttgctgccATAGTTCTGTATGTTACACCCTTTCAGGTTGTGGCTCTTTTGACAGGATTTTATGTGTTGAGACATCCCAGGTTCCGTCATAAGCTTCCTTCAGTGCCCCTGAATTTCTTCAGGAGGTTGCCAGCCAGAACTGACTGCATGTTATGA